In Verrucomicrobiia bacterium, the following proteins share a genomic window:
- a CDS encoding uracil-DNA glycosylase — protein MSVAYDRLLEAAIQHLHELKQSGARFVPVHIETLARLTRPAPTSPTRPPIHRPARAQQPPTPPRSPIASREPAAARRALAAPVEELNASSADARAPSIPALGAEEKLAAFAAVRQRALACVKCANLAAARKNVVFGVGDINAQLMFVGEAPGADEDAQGEPFVGRAGQLLTRIIQTMGLSRESVYIANILKCRPDTPGWSAGNRKPTTEEMQTCIPFLHEQIDLIRPRVLVALGGTAVEGLLGKTAGITRLRGHWQSYRGIPLMPTYHPSFLLRNQALSEKRRVWEDMLQVMERLEMPISDKQRSFFAR, from the coding sequence ATGTCCGTGGCCTATGATCGACTACTCGAGGCCGCCATTCAGCATTTGCACGAGCTGAAGCAGAGCGGGGCACGCTTCGTCCCCGTCCATATCGAGACGCTGGCGCGTCTGACGCGTCCCGCGCCAACAAGCCCGACCCGGCCCCCAATCCATAGGCCGGCTCGCGCTCAACAACCGCCCACCCCACCGCGCTCTCCTATCGCATCGCGCGAACCGGCGGCTGCCAGGAGGGCGCTGGCCGCGCCAGTCGAGGAGCTGAACGCAAGCTCAGCCGATGCCCGCGCGCCTTCAATCCCGGCGCTCGGGGCGGAGGAGAAGCTCGCCGCCTTTGCAGCCGTGCGTCAACGCGCCCTGGCCTGCGTCAAATGCGCGAACTTGGCTGCCGCCCGAAAGAACGTGGTGTTCGGGGTGGGCGACATCAACGCCCAGCTCATGTTTGTGGGCGAAGCCCCGGGCGCCGATGAAGATGCGCAGGGCGAACCCTTCGTTGGCAGGGCCGGCCAGTTATTGACGCGAATTATCCAGACCATGGGCTTAAGCCGTGAAAGCGTGTACATCGCCAATATTCTCAAGTGCCGCCCGGACACACCCGGCTGGAGCGCGGGCAATCGCAAGCCCACCACCGAAGAGATGCAGACCTGCATCCCGTTTTTGCACGAGCAGATTGACCTTATCCGGCCGCGAGTGCTGGTCGCTTTAGGCGGGACCGCCGTCGAGGGGTTGCTGGGCAAGACCGCCGGAATCACCCGACTGCGCGGCCATTGGCAGAGCTACCGGGGCATTCCGTTAATGCCGACGTATCATCCGTCGTTTCTTTTGCGAAACCAGGCCCTAAGCGAGAAGCGCCGCGTCTGGGAGGATATGCTGCAAGTGATGGAAAGGTTGGAGATGCCGATCAGCGACAAACAGCGCAGCTTCTTTGCCAGATAG
- a CDS encoding thioredoxin family protein: MVAVNSTMLALGARAPAFRLPDTTGKSVSLDDFNGAEALLVAFICNHCPYVRHIRSGLAQVAREYMPRGAAIVGISSNDVEHYPADSPAKMAEEAKAAGYIFPYLYDETQEVAKAYRAACTPDFFLFDASQQLVYRGQLDDSRPGSSIPVTGKDLRAALDAVLGGKPVPAQQRPSIGCNIKWKPGNEPGYFG, from the coding sequence ATGGTTGCAGTGAATTCCACGATGCTTGCCTTGGGCGCGCGCGCGCCTGCGTTTCGTCTGCCGGATACCACCGGCAAGAGCGTTTCGCTCGATGACTTCAACGGGGCCGAGGCATTGCTGGTGGCCTTCATTTGCAATCACTGCCCTTATGTAAGGCACATCCGCTCCGGGCTGGCGCAGGTCGCTCGCGAGTACATGCCGCGGGGCGCTGCCATTGTTGGGATTAGTTCCAACGACGTTGAACATTACCCCGCAGACAGCCCGGCCAAAATGGCCGAAGAAGCCAAAGCCGCTGGATACATTTTTCCCTACCTCTATGACGAAACCCAGGAGGTCGCAAAGGCTTATCGGGCAGCTTGCACTCCCGACTTCTTCCTGTTCGATGCCAGCCAACAGTTGGTTTATCGGGGGCAATTGGATGACAGCCGCCCCGGCAGCAGCATCCCCGTCACAGGCAAAGACTTGCGCGCCGCCCTCGACGCGGTCCTCGGGGGCAAGCCGGTTCCTGCCCAGCAGCGGCCCAGTATTGGCTGCAACATCAAATGGAAACCAGGTAACGAGCCCGGCTACTTTGGATAA
- a CDS encoding carboxypeptidase regulatory-like domain-containing protein: protein MNKTTTVVFIAALAGSLHLATAGEIIGTVTLKGTPPKEKDITPLKDDPNCGKLYPNTMPTTHFYVVGSNHGLADVVVSLQGITGKSTGASAPAVVLDQKGCEYHPQIFAVQTHQKITVRNSDQVLHNVHDLPTAPSNKEQNMAQMPGGADLTFSFDDPEMFLKFKCDVHPWMFAWASVFDHPYFAVSGEDGSFKIENVPAGKYTIQAAHRKAGTATQEVEVKEGQPAKVDFTLEAK, encoded by the coding sequence ATGAATAAAACTACTACTGTTGTCTTCATCGCCGCACTGGCGGGCTCTCTGCACCTGGCCACTGCGGGTGAAATCATCGGCACCGTCACTCTCAAAGGAACCCCGCCCAAAGAAAAGGACATCACCCCGCTCAAGGACGACCCTAATTGCGGCAAGCTCTATCCCAACACGATGCCTACGACCCATTTCTATGTCGTCGGCTCCAACCACGGCCTGGCCGATGTGGTCGTTTCGCTGCAGGGCATCACCGGCAAATCCACCGGCGCTTCGGCTCCGGCTGTGGTGCTCGATCAGAAGGGATGCGAGTATCATCCCCAGATTTTTGCCGTCCAGACCCATCAAAAGATCACGGTGCGGAATTCCGACCAGGTCCTGCACAATGTGCATGACCTGCCCACTGCCCCGAGCAACAAGGAACAGAACATGGCCCAAATGCCGGGCGGCGCCGACCTGACATTCTCTTTCGACGACCCGGAGATGTTCCTCAAGTTTAAATGCGATGTTCACCCCTGGATGTTTGCCTGGGCAAGCGTGTTCGATCATCCTTATTTCGCCGTGTCGGGCGAGGACGGCTCGTTCAAAATCGAGAATGTTCCTGCAGGCAAGTACACCATTCAGGCAGCGCATCGCAAGGCCGGGACCGCAACACAGGAGGTTGAGGTCAAAGAAGGCCAGCCTGCAAAGGTCGATTTTACACTCGAAGCCAAGTAA
- a CDS encoding COX15/CtaA family protein — MNERKVLPVGNREGSLICPGLHRFAVLTAGATFLLLGAGGLVTSHGVGMAVPDWPNTYGYNMFFFPFSKWVGGVFYEHTHRLLASGVGLLTAILALWLYGRSARPFLRWTGLGLLALAIGTVLMAPKHWTDAIVLGVTGLSAFFASRVWPRCEPSPRWMRRCGLAAFVAVVLQGVLGGLRVVLFKDQIGIFHATLAQLFFALTCALALLTSRAWQEAAASGHWLEAGFRPPLWLSRLVLTAALLILAQLVLGATMRHQHAGLAIPDFPMAYGKLWPAMDPQSVARYNQQRIEVLAVHLITAFQILLQMLHRLMAALILGLVALCAGLARRRLGTNHPISRLTLAWSALIIVQALLGAATIWSDKAADIATAHVLVGALSLALAMIVCIMSFWQPVFDHSPVEDLVASGTLSAARWPQRPWPVGGLD; from the coding sequence ATGAACGAAAGAAAAGTGCTTCCGGTGGGAAATCGGGAGGGCAGTTTAATTTGTCCTGGCCTGCACCGGTTTGCTGTGCTCACAGCCGGCGCCACGTTTCTGCTGCTGGGAGCGGGCGGATTGGTCACCAGCCACGGTGTCGGAATGGCCGTGCCGGACTGGCCCAATACCTACGGGTATAACATGTTCTTTTTCCCGTTCTCGAAATGGGTTGGCGGTGTCTTTTATGAGCACACCCACCGCTTGCTGGCTTCAGGTGTGGGCCTACTGACTGCCATCCTGGCCCTCTGGCTTTACGGGCGGAGCGCCCGCCCATTCTTGCGCTGGACAGGTCTGGGGCTTCTGGCACTGGCCATTGGGACCGTGCTGATGGCGCCTAAACATTGGACCGATGCGATCGTTCTTGGCGTCACGGGCCTCAGCGCATTCTTTGCGAGCCGTGTCTGGCCCCGTTGCGAGCCGAGCCCGCGCTGGATGCGCCGATGCGGCCTGGCGGCTTTTGTGGCGGTGGTGCTTCAAGGTGTCCTGGGCGGGTTGCGCGTCGTTCTGTTCAAAGACCAAATTGGCATCTTCCACGCCACCCTGGCGCAACTCTTTTTTGCCCTCACCTGCGCGCTGGCCCTATTGACCAGCCGCGCATGGCAAGAGGCAGCCGCTTCCGGTCATTGGCTAGAGGCCGGGTTCCGCCCGCCCTTATGGTTGTCGCGCCTCGTGCTGACCGCCGCCCTATTAATCCTGGCTCAGCTTGTTTTAGGCGCGACCATGCGCCATCAACACGCCGGTCTGGCTATTCCCGACTTCCCCATGGCCTACGGCAAACTCTGGCCCGCGATGGACCCCCAGTCTGTGGCGCGCTATAACCAGCAGCGCATCGAGGTGCTGGCCGTCCATTTAATTACTGCTTTCCAAATCCTCCTTCAAATGCTCCACAGGTTGATGGCAGCCCTTATTCTTGGGCTGGTCGCCCTTTGCGCCGGGTTGGCCCGTCGCCGCCTCGGCACTAACCATCCCATCAGCAGGCTGACCTTAGCCTGGAGCGCGCTGATAATAGTCCAGGCCCTCTTGGGCGCGGCGACAATTTGGTCCGACAAGGCGGCCGACATCGCCACAGCCCACGTGCTGGTTGGCGCTCTCTCACTGGCGCTGGCCATGATTGTATGTATAATGTCATTTTGGCAGCCCGTGTTTGATCATTCGCCGGTGGAAGACTTGGTCGCCTCCGGCACCTTGTCCGCTGCGCGCTGGCCCCAACGTCCTTGGCCCGTAGGCGGACTGGACTAA
- a CDS encoding YebC/PmpR family DNA-binding transcriptional regulator has product MARISCGELITVLPVCYPAGVGRQWLHAKRAVASMKKAQATGKLVREIMVAAKMGGADIEGNARLAAAVEKARKESVSREVIERAVKKGAGTGPEKLVMDHVVFEGYAPHKVAVIVEVYTDNVNRTAPEVRNLFRNKGQLGTTGSNKFLFDHTGIVEAGHPGVNVDIEAAAIEAGANEVLPLTREQNDDIPEGYAGARFLTDRTAVHTVSKWLSQNGWTVVTSEIGYIAKNYPELTEFQRAEAGEFLQALEDHDDVHRVWAALR; this is encoded by the coding sequence TTGGCCAGAATCTCTTGCGGCGAGTTGATAACAGTGCTGCCGGTTTGCTACCCTGCGGGCGTGGGACGTCAATGGTTACATGCCAAACGGGCGGTCGCCTCGATGAAAAAGGCGCAAGCGACCGGCAAGCTCGTGCGCGAAATCATGGTGGCCGCCAAAATGGGCGGCGCCGACATCGAGGGCAACGCGCGCCTGGCGGCAGCAGTCGAAAAGGCCCGCAAAGAGAGCGTCTCGCGCGAAGTCATTGAACGGGCCGTCAAAAAGGGAGCGGGAACCGGTCCGGAAAAACTGGTGATGGACCATGTGGTCTTTGAAGGTTATGCTCCGCATAAGGTCGCGGTCATCGTCGAGGTTTATACCGACAATGTAAACCGCACCGCGCCCGAGGTTCGAAACCTTTTCCGCAACAAAGGCCAGCTCGGCACGACCGGCAGCAATAAGTTTCTCTTCGACCACACCGGCATTGTGGAGGCCGGCCACCCCGGCGTGAACGTCGATATCGAAGCGGCCGCCATCGAGGCCGGCGCCAACGAAGTCCTGCCCCTCACCCGTGAGCAAAACGACGATATTCCCGAGGGATACGCGGGCGCCAGGTTCCTGACCGACCGGACCGCTGTCCACACTGTTTCCAAATGGCTTTCACAAAACGGCTGGACTGTGGTGACGAGCGAGATCGGCTACATCGCAAAGAACTATCCCGAGCTGACAGAGTTCCAACGAGCCGAGGCCGGCGAGTTTTTGCAGGCGTTAGAGGACCACGATGACGTGCACAGGGTCTGGGCCGCGCTCCGGTAA
- the cyoE gene encoding heme o synthase: MRATAQSLLRAAAPDKSWVAVYADLFKARLTFLVLLTTLVGFYIGSRGAVNWLLMVHTVLGTALVAAGASALNQLSEREFDARMRRTHDRPLPSGRLRPVTVLFVGWATAAVGLVYLALAVNLATSLLGAASLLSYLFIYTPLKRVTWLNTAVGAIPGGLPPLMGWTAARGQLDAPGWALFGILALWQLPHFMAIAWIYRDEYARAGFKMLSVIDPEGRRTGHQAVAHALVLLPVSLSPFLLKLTGPIYFFGALTLGLMFLWCAVRFARQLTIPRARQLFYFSILYLPLLLGAMVLDKTR, from the coding sequence ATGAGAGCCACGGCCCAATCATTACTCCGCGCCGCTGCGCCGGACAAGAGCTGGGTTGCCGTGTACGCCGACCTGTTCAAAGCCCGGCTGACCTTCCTCGTCCTGCTCACCACCCTGGTCGGCTTTTACATCGGCTCCCGCGGCGCAGTCAACTGGCTGCTCATGGTCCACACCGTCCTGGGGACCGCTCTGGTTGCCGCCGGCGCATCCGCCCTCAACCAGTTGTCCGAGCGCGAGTTTGATGCGCGGATGCGCCGCACACACGACCGCCCGCTCCCCTCGGGCCGGCTCAGACCGGTAACGGTTCTCTTCGTCGGCTGGGCGACTGCTGCGGTCGGACTGGTTTACCTAGCGCTGGCGGTCAATCTCGCGACCAGCTTGCTTGGGGCCGCATCGCTGCTCAGTTATTTATTCATTTACACCCCGCTCAAACGGGTCACCTGGCTCAACACCGCCGTCGGCGCTATACCCGGCGGTTTGCCCCCCCTCATGGGATGGACTGCCGCGCGCGGCCAGCTCGATGCGCCGGGCTGGGCCCTCTTCGGCATCCTGGCTCTGTGGCAGCTCCCTCATTTCATGGCCATCGCTTGGATTTATCGCGACGAATACGCCCGCGCCGGCTTCAAAATGCTCTCCGTCATCGACCCCGAAGGTCGCCGCACTGGACACCAGGCCGTCGCCCACGCCCTCGTCTTGCTGCCTGTCAGCCTCTCCCCATTTCTGCTGAAACTCACCGGGCCCATTTATTTCTTCGGGGCCTTGACCCTTGGCCTGATGTTCTTATGGTGCGCCGTCCGCTTTGCCCGCCAGTTGACCATCCCCCGCGCGCGCCAGTTATTTTATTTCTCGATCTTGTACCTGCCATTGCTGCTGGGGGCGATGGTGTTGGACAAAACCCGCTAG
- a CDS encoding cytochrome C oxidase subunit IV family protein, which yields MDAHASTAGSAQPAPGPRTVVHDEHFSQHVRRYLYVFYALIFGTLLTVAASYIPFGNREFNIAVALLIAICKASLVAGYFMHLISERKMVYGVLSFTAFFFIGLMFLILWSYSDFPNHTIRH from the coding sequence ATGGACGCACACGCATCGACCGCCGGTTCCGCCCAGCCCGCCCCTGGCCCCCGAACCGTCGTGCACGACGAGCATTTCAGCCAGCATGTCCGGCGCTATCTCTATGTCTTTTACGCGCTGATCTTCGGCACGCTCCTGACCGTGGCAGCGTCGTACATCCCTTTCGGTAATCGCGAGTTCAACATTGCCGTCGCCCTGCTTATCGCGATTTGCAAGGCCTCGCTGGTGGCCGGTTACTTCATGCACTTGATTTCGGAACGCAAAATGGTTTATGGCGTTCTATCCTTTACGGCTTTCTTTTTCATTGGGTTGATGTTCCTGATCCTGTGGTCCTACAGCGATTTTCCAAACCACACCATCCGCCACTGA
- the lspA gene encoding signal peptidase II encodes MYCRNEMDSVYSEQAPFMTPNRRIGLIALLVIGLDQLTKGIVLRLLGYAQEKVVVEGFFKFVHWANTGAAWSLFRGNNEALAVIALLALLILFFSRHHFDSRTLLGQVAFGLIFGGIVGNLIDRLFRHHVIDFLYFYLQQRGGTELGFPAFNVADSAICTGVGLIFLMTWRNERDAKGPASAVAK; translated from the coding sequence GTGTATTGTAGGAATGAGATGGATTCGGTCTATTCGGAGCAAGCCCCTTTCATGACACCCAATCGGCGCATTGGGCTGATTGCTCTGCTGGTTATCGGTTTGGACCAACTGACCAAGGGAATTGTCCTGCGCTTGCTGGGCTACGCCCAGGAGAAAGTAGTGGTTGAGGGCTTCTTCAAATTTGTTCATTGGGCCAATACGGGGGCCGCCTGGAGTCTGTTCCGGGGCAATAACGAGGCCCTGGCTGTTATCGCCTTGCTGGCTTTGCTCATCCTCTTTTTCAGCCGGCACCACTTTGATTCACGCACGCTGTTGGGCCAGGTCGCCTTTGGCTTAATCTTCGGTGGAATCGTCGGGAACCTCATCGACCGCCTGTTCCGCCATCATGTCATTGATTTTCTTTACTTTTACCTCCAGCAACGAGGCGGGACCGAGCTGGGTTTCCCCGCTTTCAATGTGGCCGACAGCGCTATTTGCACGGGTGTGGGATTGATCTTTTTGATGACCTGGCGGAACGAGCGCGATGCCAAAGGGCCCGCATCGGCTGTCGCAAAATAA
- a CDS encoding RluA family pseudouridine synthase, translating to MPSRTEVISIEQSLPSERLDAWLKSHFPAVSRGAIQRLIQEGHIRINGRVVKPTHTPRAGEQVQVHWPEAQPDQALPEAIPLEILYEDEALLVLNKPPGLVVHPAAGHETRTLVNALLHHCRGELSGIGGVARPGIVHRLDKDTSGCMVVAKSDATHLALSAQFAGRKVEKIYNAIVCGEMERERGEIRAAIARHPSHRKCMAVDEEFGREAHTSYRVLERLRGTTLVEARLHTGRTHQIRVHFKFLGYPLLGDSTYGQRQNQRLGDLTGYLAPRQMLHALRLAFIHPRTGKRLGCEAPFPEDFTDALARLRPPMRT from the coding sequence ATGCCATCGCGCACTGAAGTCATAAGCATTGAGCAATCATTGCCTTCCGAACGGTTGGATGCCTGGTTAAAAAGCCATTTCCCGGCTGTCTCCCGAGGGGCCATCCAGCGCCTCATCCAGGAGGGCCATATCCGCATCAATGGCCGGGTGGTCAAACCGACCCATACCCCGCGCGCAGGCGAGCAGGTTCAGGTCCATTGGCCGGAGGCGCAGCCGGACCAAGCGCTCCCCGAAGCGATTCCATTGGAGATTCTATATGAGGACGAGGCCTTGTTGGTGCTCAATAAACCGCCGGGATTGGTGGTTCACCCTGCAGCAGGCCACGAAACCCGCACCCTGGTCAATGCGCTGCTGCATCATTGCCGCGGAGAACTGAGCGGTATCGGTGGGGTGGCCCGTCCTGGGATCGTCCATCGTCTGGATAAAGACACCAGCGGCTGCATGGTCGTAGCCAAAAGCGACGCAACCCATCTCGCGTTGTCCGCCCAGTTTGCCGGCCGAAAGGTGGAAAAGATTTACAATGCGATTGTGTGCGGCGAGATGGAGCGTGAGCGGGGGGAAATCCGGGCTGCCATCGCCAGACATCCCTCGCATCGCAAGTGCATGGCGGTGGACGAGGAATTCGGGCGCGAAGCGCACACCAGTTATCGGGTGCTGGAACGGTTGCGCGGCACCACACTGGTTGAAGCCCGCTTGCACACCGGGCGGACCCATCAGATTCGAGTGCATTTCAAGTTCCTGGGATACCCGCTGCTAGGCGACTCCACCTACGGTCAGCGCCAGAATCAGCGCCTGGGGGACCTGACCGGTTACCTGGCACCGCGTCAGATGCTGCATGCCTTGCGCCTGGCCTTTATCCATCCGCGCACTGGCAAACGGTTGGGTTGCGAAGCCCCGTTTCCTGAAGATTTCACAGACGCTCTCGCTCGCTTGCGCCCGCCAATGAGAACGTAA
- a CDS encoding cbb3-type cytochrome c oxidase subunit I, with amino-acid sequence MQATTPAIPHPTLHDTAHDEAGFWSKYVFSTDHKIIGIQYGLTALCFLFFGLCLMLIMRWQIAHPGQPVPVLGPLLESIFGNVASKGTVSPDLYNMFGAMHGTIMVFMAIVPLAFAAFGNYLVPLQIGAPDMAFPRVNMASYQFYVLGGLIMFMSFFIPGGAAQAGWTSYPPLAEVVPTDGQTFWIIGMVCLISSSLLGAVNFIATVIQLRAPGMTWMRLPFFVWAQFVTAFLLLLAFPPLEAAAVLQLMDKVAHTSFFLPTGLAVGGQLAHVSGGGNPLLWQHLFWFLAHPEVYVLILPAMGIVAEIIANNTRKPIWGYKSLVYSVLTIGFLSFIVWAHHMYLTGMGTRIATFFQTTTMIISIPSVIILTCMFISLWGGSIRFNTPMLFVMAFLPMFGIGGLTGLPLGFSYSDIHLHDTYYVIAHFHYIVAPGTIFALFAGIYYWFPKMTGRFMNEFWGKVHFWSSLIFMNLIFQPMFAQGMAGMLRRMADGGANYSAAHVPGAIGGLSDHIMALHTYILWAAVGLALAQIPFMINVFWSINNGPKTNSDNPWDATTLEWQTPTPPPHGNFATAPVVHRGPYEYSVPGHAKDFTPQNEPD; translated from the coding sequence ATGCAGGCCACTACTCCCGCTATCCCGCACCCTACCCTCCACGATACCGCCCATGACGAGGCCGGGTTCTGGAGCAAATACGTCTTTTCCACCGACCATAAGATCATCGGCATCCAGTACGGGCTGACGGCGCTCTGTTTTCTTTTCTTCGGCCTTTGCCTGATGCTTATCATGCGCTGGCAGATAGCGCATCCGGGCCAGCCCGTGCCAGTCCTGGGCCCGTTGCTGGAATCGATTTTCGGCAATGTCGCCTCGAAAGGGACGGTCTCGCCTGACCTTTACAACATGTTCGGCGCAATGCACGGGACGATCATGGTTTTTATGGCGATCGTGCCGCTGGCCTTTGCCGCTTTTGGCAATTACCTGGTTCCATTGCAGATCGGGGCGCCGGACATGGCCTTCCCGCGCGTCAATATGGCCAGCTACCAGTTTTATGTGCTGGGGGGGCTGATCATGTTTATGAGTTTTTTCATCCCGGGCGGGGCGGCCCAGGCTGGCTGGACTTCCTACCCGCCACTCGCCGAGGTCGTTCCAACCGACGGCCAGACTTTTTGGATTATTGGCATGGTCTGTTTAATTTCCTCTTCGCTGTTGGGAGCGGTCAACTTCATCGCGACCGTCATCCAATTGCGGGCGCCGGGAATGACGTGGATGCGTCTGCCCTTTTTTGTTTGGGCGCAATTTGTGACGGCGTTCCTGCTGTTGCTGGCCTTTCCCCCGCTGGAAGCCGCGGCGGTCCTGCAGTTGATGGACAAGGTGGCGCACACGAGCTTCTTCCTGCCGACGGGCCTGGCGGTGGGCGGGCAACTGGCCCACGTCAGCGGGGGCGGCAATCCCTTGTTATGGCAGCACCTGTTTTGGTTCCTGGCGCATCCGGAAGTTTATGTGCTCATCCTGCCGGCGATGGGGATCGTTGCTGAAATCATTGCTAACAACACCCGGAAGCCGATTTGGGGTTATAAATCGCTGGTCTATTCCGTCCTGACCATCGGGTTTCTCTCGTTCATTGTTTGGGCACATCACATGTATTTGACCGGGATGGGCACCCGGATAGCCACCTTCTTCCAGACCACCACCATGATCATCTCGATCCCTTCGGTGATCATCCTGACCTGCATGTTCATTTCCTTGTGGGGAGGCTCCATTCGCTTCAATACCCCGATGCTCTTTGTGATGGCCTTCCTACCTATGTTCGGCATTGGCGGCTTGACTGGGTTGCCCCTGGGGTTCAGTTACAGCGATATTCACCTGCACGATACCTATTACGTCATCGCTCATTTCCATTACATCGTCGCTCCGGGCACCATTTTCGCCCTGTTCGCCGGCATCTATTATTGGTTCCCGAAAATGACCGGGCGGTTCATGAACGAGTTCTGGGGCAAGGTGCATTTCTGGTCCTCGCTGATTTTTATGAACCTCATCTTCCAGCCGATGTTCGCCCAGGGCATGGCCGGCATGTTGCGGCGCATGGCTGACGGGGGCGCCAATTACTCCGCTGCGCACGTGCCGGGCGCCATCGGCGGGTTGAGCGATCATATCATGGCCCTGCACACCTACATCCTCTGGGCGGCTGTGGGTTTGGCCCTCGCCCAAATCCCGTTCATGATTAATGTGTTTTGGAGCATCAACAACGGGCCGAAAACCAATTCCGATAATCCTTGGGATGCCACCACGCTCGAGTGGCAGACGCCAACCCCGCCGCCCCACGGCAACTTCGCCACCGCTCCGGTCGTCCATCGCGGCCCTTATGAATACAGCGTCCCCGGCCACGCAAAGGACTTTACGCCGCAAAACGAGCCAGACTGA
- a CDS encoding cytochrome c oxidase subunit II, translating to MMEKLLGLPVLASEHGRQVDDLIIYVHWLMIVLFVGWIAYFAYVLFRFHHSRNPKADYFGVRSHISSWIEGIVALVEGILLVAIAVPFWARAVDKFPKESESTVIQVVAQQFAWNIRYPGKDGIFGKQDMHWVTPDNVFGVDPNDPHGKDDIQTLNEMHVPLVKNPDGTTRPVIIYISSKDVVHSFKVIALRVTQDAIPGMRIPIWFRPTEEGRFQINCAQLCGNGHSSMSQGFLTVESEAAYEKWLASKAGSATSFE from the coding sequence ATGATGGAAAAACTTCTTGGACTGCCGGTACTGGCCTCCGAGCACGGGCGGCAAGTGGATGACCTCATCATCTATGTTCATTGGCTGATGATCGTCCTGTTCGTCGGCTGGATAGCTTATTTCGCCTACGTGCTCTTCCGGTTTCATCACTCGCGCAACCCCAAGGCGGATTATTTCGGCGTGCGCAGTCACATCTCCAGTTGGATCGAAGGCATCGTCGCCCTGGTTGAAGGCATCTTGCTGGTGGCCATTGCCGTTCCCTTCTGGGCCCGGGCAGTTGATAAATTCCCCAAGGAAAGCGAATCGACTGTTATCCAGGTGGTAGCCCAGCAGTTTGCCTGGAACATCCGCTATCCCGGCAAAGACGGTATATTCGGAAAACAAGACATGCATTGGGTGACCCCGGACAACGTGTTTGGCGTGGACCCCAACGACCCGCATGGCAAGGACGACATCCAGACCCTCAACGAAATGCATGTCCCGCTTGTCAAAAACCCCGACGGCACCACGCGTCCCGTTATCATTTATATCTCGTCCAAGGACGTCGTTCATTCCTTTAAAGTCATCGCGCTGCGTGTGACCCAGGACGCCATCCCCGGGATGCGCATCCCCATCTGGTTCAGGCCGACCGAAGAAGGCCGATTTCAAATCAATTGCGCCCAGCTCTGCGGCAATGGCCATTCCAGCATGTCCCAGGGTTTCCTCACCGTCGAGAGTGAGGCCGCTTACGAAAAGTGGCTCGCGTCAAAGGCCGGCTCCGCGACCAGCTTCGAGTAA
- a CDS encoding cytochrome c oxidase subunit 3: MDIPYTVEPRADTGLYNAKVGIWLFLASEVMLFGALFSSYILLRVGAPEGYWPHGWLNIPIGTCNTLVLITSSITTVMAWASCKMNQLGRFKFFHACTLLLAMTFVGIKSYEYHDKFMHYSITLADGRTADGHLVEKSKDFDLAKKTGEVTIHGFVVNFANKTGEELQNELKKIYDLRSPEARAVKHEELTFKASQIASMETYGPWHNTYTAIYFTLTGLHALHVIGGAIVIGFLWGPGSKLWGRDPERFTNRIEVSGLFWHFVDLVWIFLFPVLYLL; the protein is encoded by the coding sequence ATGGATATTCCCTATACCGTCGAACCCCGCGCTGATACCGGCCTGTACAATGCCAAGGTGGGCATCTGGCTTTTCCTGGCGTCTGAAGTGATGCTTTTCGGCGCGCTGTTTTCGTCCTACATCCTGCTGCGGGTGGGGGCTCCTGAGGGCTATTGGCCGCATGGCTGGCTGAACATCCCCATCGGCACCTGCAATACCCTGGTCCTGATTACTTCCAGCATTACCACCGTCATGGCCTGGGCTTCCTGCAAGATGAACCAGTTGGGCCGCTTCAAGTTCTTCCACGCCTGTACCCTCTTGCTGGCCATGACCTTCGTTGGCATCAAGTCCTACGAGTATCACGATAAATTCATGCACTACTCGATTACCCTGGCCGATGGCCGCACCGCCGACGGCCACCTCGTCGAGAAATCCAAGGACTTCGACCTCGCTAAGAAAACCGGTGAGGTAACCATTCACGGATTTGTCGTCAACTTTGCCAACAAGACCGGTGAAGAACTGCAGAACGAGCTGAAAAAGATTTATGATCTCCGCTCGCCGGAAGCCCGGGCGGTGAAGCACGAGGAACTGACCTTCAAGGCCTCGCAAATTGCTTCCATGGAAACCTATGGTCCCTGGCACAATACCTATACGGCGATTTATTTTACGCTCACCGGCCTGCACGCGCTGCACGTCATTGGGGGGGCGATTGTCATTGGGTTCCTTTGGGGACCCGGCAGCAAGCTGTGGGGGCGCGACCCGGAACGATTCACCAATCGCATCGAGGTTTCCGGCTTGTTCTGGCACTTCGTTGACCTGGTCTGGATTTTCCTCTTCCCTGTCTTATACTTGCTATAA